A part of Candidatus Zixiibacteriota bacterium genomic DNA contains:
- a CDS encoding NADH-quinone oxidoreductase subunit D — protein sequence MGELRTEEFQINMGPQHPSTHGVCRFLLTMDGEVIVDVEPIIGYLHRALEKICENRTYAQCIPVMDRFEYCTSMSCNQVFSLAAEKLGEVEVPERAQYLRVIMLELNRIASHLIWFGTTCLDLGALTPFLYAFREREDILDLFEMTCGQRLTYNYIRIGGVSRDIPEQFIPLCKKFLGTFDHRVDDYEKILTENPIFVPRNKNIGVLSKEKAIAYGVSGPPLRASGVKFDLRRDDQYSIYDRFKFDIPVTFNGDCLDRYLIRIKEMRESAKIVRQAIEQIPEGEIRAKVTMNFKPKPGEVYSRIENSRGEMGVHLVSAGDKKPLRVRMRGGSYNHLQVIPEITRGHKIADLVAIMASMDVIMPEVDR from the coding sequence ATGGGCGAATTGCGGACAGAAGAATTCCAAATAAATATGGGGCCGCAACACCCTTCGACTCATGGTGTCTGCCGATTTTTATTGACCATGGACGGCGAAGTGATCGTCGATGTGGAACCGATCATCGGTTATCTTCACCGGGCCCTGGAAAAAATCTGCGAAAACCGAACCTATGCCCAGTGTATTCCGGTGATGGATCGCTTCGAATATTGCACGTCCATGTCCTGTAATCAGGTCTTTTCCCTGGCCGCCGAAAAACTGGGCGAGGTTGAAGTCCCGGAACGGGCTCAGTATCTCCGGGTAATCATGCTTGAACTCAACCGAATAGCCAGCCACCTGATCTGGTTTGGAACCACCTGTCTGGACCTGGGAGCTCTCACGCCGTTTCTCTATGCTTTCCGTGAACGCGAAGATATTCTTGACCTGTTTGAAATGACCTGCGGACAGAGACTGACATACAATTATATAAGGATCGGCGGTGTGTCGCGCGATATCCCCGAGCAGTTTATTCCATTATGTAAAAAATTCCTGGGGACCTTTGATCATCGGGTCGATGATTATGAAAAAATCCTGACCGAAAATCCGATATTTGTTCCACGCAACAAGAATATCGGGGTTCTTTCAAAGGAAAAGGCTATTGCCTACGGAGTTTCCGGCCCCCCCCTGAGAGCTTCGGGAGTCAAATTCGATCTGCGGCGGGATGATCAATATTCTATATATGATCGTTTTAAATTCGATATTCCGGTGACTTTCAACGGAGACTGCCTCGATCGCTACCTGATTCGAATAAAGGAGATGCGGGAATCGGCCAAAATCGTCCGGCAGGCTATTGAACAAATACCCGAAGGCGAGATTCGCGCCAAGGTGACCATGAATTTCAAACCCAAACCGGGGGAAGTGTACAGCCGAATCGAAAACTCCCGTGGAGAGATGGGTGTTCATCTGGTTTCGGCGGGCGACAAGAAACCGCTCAGGGTCAGAATGCGGGGGGGATCATATAACCATCTTCAGGTTATTCCCGAAATCACTCGCGGGCATAAAATAGCCGATCTGGTGGCCATTATGGCTTCAATGGATGTCATTATGCCGGAGGTGGACAGGTAA
- a CDS encoding NADH-quinone oxidoreductase subunit J, protein MILVGIGNIFTQISAQPVFYLISFVLIMSALMVVTLRNIFHCALFLILALFCVAGLYILLEAEFLAAVQVLIYVGAVSVLMIFAIMLTSNLSSRQIKQSNEQVLIGIFVCASFLIACLASLPYTIWRRVDQPLPDNNILTLGKLLMTDYVLPFEVVSIVLLAALIGAVVLARREGS, encoded by the coding sequence ATGATTCTGGTAGGTATCGGAAATATATTTACCCAGATTTCGGCGCAACCGGTCTTTTACCTGATATCGTTTGTTTTGATCATGTCGGCCCTGATGGTGGTAACCCTCAGAAATATTTTCCACTGCGCCCTGTTTTTGATCCTGGCGCTTTTCTGTGTGGCCGGTCTGTATATTCTGCTTGAGGCCGAATTCCTGGCGGCGGTCCAGGTCCTGATTTATGTCGGGGCGGTTTCCGTCCTGATGATTTTTGCCATCATGCTGACGTCAAATTTAAGCTCCCGGCAGATCAAACAAAGCAATGAACAGGTTTTGATCGGCATCTTTGTCTGTGCTTCGTTCTTGATCGCCTGCCTGGCCTCGCTTCCCTATACGATTTGGCGACGGGTGGATCAACCACTCCCGGACAATAATATTCTGACTCTGGGAAAGCTCTTAATGACGGATTATGTTCTTCCGTTCGAGGTGGTTTCGATTGTCCTGCTGGCCGCTCTGATCGGGGCTGTGGTTCTGGCCCGAAGGGAGGGTTCCTGA
- the nuoH gene encoding NADH-quinone oxidoreductase subunit NuoH: MEIAGIFKYLYELLESSGLSQGWVDVISYTVAGLIVFGFLSLVALFLVWWERKVAGHIQQRFGPMLTGWHGWRQTIADAVKLLQKEDIRPAEIDRPVYFWAPVICFVAAYLAYITIPFGNGLIVADLNIGILFIMAITTFTVISLLMAGWGSNNKYALLGGMRSAAQVVSYEVPMVVAVLAVIVFSGSLSMVDIVESQAKIYQWYVFRLPFGPIAFITYIIAATAETNRTPFDLPEAEQELVAGFNVEYSGMKFAMFFLAEFVNVFTVSAIGATLFLGGWHGPWLPSWMWFLIKSFGLVFVFMMFRWTYPRLRVDQLMEFSWKFLVPVAFVNLILAGLMKYSEWFNW, from the coding sequence ATGGAAATTGCCGGCATTTTTAAATATTTGTATGAATTACTGGAATCCAGTGGCCTTTCACAGGGCTGGGTTGATGTTATCTCTTATACTGTGGCGGGATTGATTGTTTTTGGGTTTCTCTCCCTGGTGGCGCTGTTTCTGGTCTGGTGGGAGAGAAAGGTGGCCGGGCATATCCAGCAAAGATTCGGGCCGATGTTAACCGGCTGGCATGGCTGGCGTCAGACCATCGCCGATGCGGTCAAATTATTACAAAAGGAAGATATCCGTCCCGCCGAAATCGATCGTCCGGTATATTTCTGGGCGCCGGTTATCTGTTTTGTGGCAGCCTATCTGGCCTACATTACCATACCCTTCGGAAACGGTTTGATCGTGGCCGATCTCAATATCGGAATTCTGTTTATAATGGCCATTACCACCTTTACGGTTATCTCTCTTCTCATGGCTGGTTGGGGCTCCAATAATAAATACGCCCTGCTGGGGGGGATGCGTTCCGCGGCCCAAGTAGTCAGCTATGAAGTGCCAATGGTCGTGGCTGTTCTGGCCGTGATTGTCTTTTCCGGATCATTATCCATGGTGGATATCGTCGAATCGCAGGCCAAGATATATCAGTGGTACGTTTTCCGATTACCCTTCGGGCCGATTGCTTTTATAACTTACATAATAGCCGCCACTGCCGAAACCAACCGAACCCCGTTTGACTTACCGGAAGCGGAACAGGAACTGGTGGCCGGATTCAATGTCGAATATTCCGGTATGAAATTCGCCATGTTTTTCCTGGCCGAGTTTGTCAATGTGTTCACGGTTTCCGCAATCGGCGCCACACTCTTTCTGGGCGGATGGCATGGACCGTGGCTCCCGTCATGGATGTGGTTTCTGATTAAATCGTTTGGCCTGGTATTTGTCTTTATGATGTTCCGCTGGACCTACCCACGTTTGAGAGTGGATCAATTGATGGAATTTTCCTGGAAATTTTTGGTACCGGTGGCCTTCGTTAATTTGATTCTGGCCGGTTTGATGAAATATTCGGAGTGGTTCAATTGGTAA
- a CDS encoding PTS sugar transporter subunit IIA, producing MRLANILKEKYIIENLKSANKTGAVDELLALLREDYPGINLEEVRKMIIEREEIENTSYGRGFAFPHARTDEVDDMYILVGISKNGLEDKTPDNVPLAIVVLLLTPSHISRLYLQTLSAFATFARIEGNLEKIKSAGNAADIIDIFWQSGVSVEKELTVKDLMRRNITTVTPDDSLKDVANLMFKNYLSAIAVVDHNGNFLGHITDRGLIQMALPDYKSLIDNLNYSMDIEPFEELLKRENQIKVSELFTKDYEETSPDTRLVEVAAMMLFKDLRRVYVTKNGKLVGILLRKQIVSSIIRG from the coding sequence ATGCGGCTGGCTAACATATTAAAAGAAAAATACATTATCGAGAACTTGAAATCGGCCAATAAAACCGGAGCTGTCGATGAGCTTTTGGCGTTATTAAGGGAAGATTATCCCGGGATTAATCTGGAAGAAGTCCGAAAAATGATCATTGAACGGGAAGAAATCGAAAATACTTCCTATGGAAGAGGTTTTGCTTTCCCGCACGCCAGGACCGATGAGGTTGATGATATGTACATCCTAGTCGGGATATCAAAAAACGGTCTTGAAGATAAAACCCCGGATAATGTGCCGCTGGCAATCGTGGTTCTTCTTCTAACCCCTTCACATATTTCCAGATTGTATCTTCAAACTCTGTCGGCTTTTGCCACCTTCGCCAGGATAGAAGGTAATCTGGAAAAAATCAAATCCGCCGGGAATGCCGCCGATATAATCGATATATTCTGGCAAAGCGGGGTTAGTGTCGAAAAAGAACTGACCGTCAAGGACCTTATGCGGCGTAATATAACAACCGTTACGCCCGATGATTCTCTCAAAGATGTGGCCAACCTGATGTTCAAGAATTACCTGTCTGCCATCGCCGTGGTCGATCATAACGGCAACTTTCTGGGACATATCACCGATCGGGGGCTTATCCAGATGGCCCTTCCCGATTATAAATCCCTGATCGATAACCTGAATTACTCAATGGACATCGAGCCGTTCGAGGAATTACTAAAACGGGAGAACCAGATCAAAGTTTCCGAGCTGTTTACTAAAGATTATGAGGAAACCTCACCGGATACGCGGCTGGTTGAGGTGGCCGCAATGATGCTTTTCAAGGATCTGCGACGGGTTTATGTAACCAAAAACGGGAAGCTGGTTGGGATATTACTTCGCAAACAGATTGTCAGTTCGATTATTCGCGGATAA
- a CDS encoding NADH-quinone oxidoreductase subunit I, which translates to MVKEVLNGIKNLLIGLMTTGKHLGKHAITLQYPKEKWPMPERSRGVVVLLSDPDTGELNCTVCLLCMRSCPSAAIRIEHHKNEETKKRVLDDFIVDNTICCFCGLCEEACNFAAIKLAPKYEFSTYNQEDLIYHTARLQELGRDVPYEKPARKKAAAAVPRPVPKPAGQTDKPVEVDKKPDVTSDAGAAGEVTGEKKAEDQGAEEQK; encoded by the coding sequence TTGGTAAAAGAAGTTTTAAATGGAATAAAAAACCTTCTGATCGGGTTGATGACGACCGGTAAACATCTCGGCAAACATGCCATCACTCTGCAGTATCCGAAAGAGAAATGGCCGATGCCGGAGCGTTCCCGCGGTGTCGTGGTTTTACTTTCTGATCCGGATACCGGCGAGTTGAATTGCACCGTCTGTTTACTCTGTATGCGAAGCTGTCCCTCGGCGGCCATACGGATTGAACATCATAAAAACGAAGAAACCAAGAAACGGGTTCTTGATGATTTTATTGTTGATAACACCATTTGCTGTTTTTGCGGATTGTGCGAGGAAGCCTGCAATTTCGCGGCCATCAAACTGGCACCCAAATATGAATTTTCCACCTACAACCAGGAAGATTTAATATATCACACCGCCCGACTGCAGGAACTGGGGCGCGATGTTCCCTATGAAAAGCCGGCCCGCAAAAAGGCGGCTGCGGCGGTACCCCGGCCGGTACCCAAACCCGCCGGACAAACTGATAAACCGGTTGAAGTTGATAAGAAACCGGATGTTACTTCTGATGCCGGGGCGGCGGGTGAAGTCACGGGTGAGAAGAAAGCTGAAGATCAAGGTGCGGAGGAACAGAAATGA
- a CDS encoding DUF502 domain-containing protein produces MSIFKMIKDIIRHQFVAGVLVVVPLILTYVVLRFLFESIDGILSPLIQKTLHYNIPGLGIIVTILLIILAGFFTRGIIGKTIYRYSERVLVKTPVIRVVYLAAKQLIEAVTVPQIKSFKEVVMCEYMRKGLYAIGFATARIKFIDSPDGPRKMVGVFVPSTPTPISGVLVFVAEDEIIPINITVEEAVKMLVSGGIVSPSELTRVDSKLLKDNLIEGQDNAAG; encoded by the coding sequence ATGTCGATTTTTAAAATGATTAAAGATATCATTCGGCACCAGTTTGTCGCAGGAGTTCTGGTTGTTGTCCCGTTAATACTTACCTATGTTGTCCTGCGATTTCTTTTTGAGTCGATCGATGGCATTCTGTCGCCCTTGATCCAGAAAACCCTGCATTATAATATTCCCGGACTGGGGATAATTGTTACCATTCTTCTTATAATACTGGCGGGCTTTTTTACCCGGGGCATAATCGGCAAGACAATTTATCGCTACAGCGAAAGGGTTCTGGTCAAAACACCGGTGATTCGGGTGGTCTACCTTGCCGCCAAACAGCTTATTGAGGCGGTCACGGTCCCTCAGATTAAGTCCTTCAAAGAAGTCGTTATGTGCGAGTACATGCGCAAGGGCCTTTATGCTATTGGCTTTGCCACTGCCCGGATTAAATTTATCGATAGCCCGGACGGACCAAGGAAAATGGTCGGCGTTTTTGTTCCATCAACACCTACTCCGATTTCGGGGGTTCTTGTATTTGTGGCCGAAGATGAAATAATACCGATAAATATAACAGTTGAGGAAGCTGTGAAAATGCTTGTTTCCGGAGGTATCGTGTCGCCATCGGAATTGACGCGGGTCGACTCGAAACTTTTAAAAGACAATCTCATTGAGGGACAGGATAATGCGGCTGGCTAA
- a CDS encoding NADH-quinone oxidoreductase subunit M produces MGFPILSYLIFLPLLGFVAVMFLPKEKHDLIRWVSVFFSFIPCVLSIYLTWDYFFNYSHSAAFAYIEGPFTWIAPISAQYYLGVDGISVPMLLLTGLLSFLSVIVSFHIVKRVKEYFAFFLLLEAGMMGVFCALDFFLFYVFWEVMLVPMYFLIGVWGGPRKEYAAIKFFLYTLFGSIFMLVAILILYFTSTPHTLNIPELVNTVPGFLGRSLQMVCFVFFFVGFAIKVPVWPFHTWLPDAHVEAPTAVSVILAGVLLKMGTYGMLRISWPMFPEMVRYFSIPIALLGLIAIIYGALVSMAQKDLKKLVAYSSVSHMGYCMLALGAYSSVTAIAGCMFQMVSHGLITGALFMLVGVIYDRAHTREIAAFGGLGAKLPVYTGLMVLFSMASLGLPGMSGFISEFMIFVGSFFQFKVITGLAVLGVVLTAAYMLRMVQRIFLGEFNKEKWDHLTEINVREILMVAPLAVLTVAIGIFPGPLSNLMKATLENLVNLMAR; encoded by the coding sequence ATGGGCTTTCCAATATTAAGTTATCTGATATTTTTACCGCTCCTGGGGTTTGTGGCGGTGATGTTTTTACCGAAAGAGAAGCATGATCTGATCAGATGGGTATCGGTTTTCTTTTCCTTTATACCCTGTGTTCTGTCCATCTATCTTACCTGGGACTATTTTTTCAATTATTCACATTCGGCCGCTTTTGCCTATATCGAGGGGCCTTTCACCTGGATTGCCCCGATCAGCGCCCAGTATTATCTCGGGGTTGACGGTATTTCGGTTCCGATGCTTCTGCTGACCGGGCTTCTTTCATTTCTATCGGTGATTGTTTCATTCCATATTGTCAAGCGGGTCAAAGAATATTTTGCCTTCTTCCTGCTTCTGGAAGCGGGAATGATGGGTGTTTTTTGCGCTCTCGATTTCTTTCTCTTTTATGTTTTTTGGGAAGTCATGCTGGTGCCGATGTATTTCCTGATCGGCGTCTGGGGCGGCCCGCGCAAGGAATATGCGGCCATCAAGTTCTTTTTATATACTCTCTTCGGCTCTATTTTCATGCTGGTGGCCATTCTGATTCTGTATTTTACGAGCACGCCGCATACCCTGAATATTCCAGAGCTGGTGAATACCGTTCCCGGTTTCCTGGGGCGTTCGCTTCAGATGGTTTGTTTTGTTTTCTTTTTTGTCGGTTTTGCCATCAAGGTCCCGGTTTGGCCGTTCCATACATGGTTGCCGGATGCTCATGTGGAAGCGCCGACAGCCGTTTCGGTCATCCTGGCCGGGGTTTTACTTAAGATGGGAACCTATGGCATGTTAAGAATTTCTTGGCCGATGTTTCCCGAGATGGTTCGTTATTTTTCGATCCCGATCGCCCTGTTGGGATTGATCGCGATAATATATGGTGCTCTGGTTTCGATGGCACAAAAGGATTTGAAAAAGCTGGTGGCGTATTCATCAGTCTCGCATATGGGGTACTGCATGCTGGCCCTGGGGGCTTATTCCTCTGTGACGGCTATTGCCGGGTGTATGTTCCAGATGGTCAGCCACGGTTTAATCACAGGGGCGCTCTTTATGTTGGTCGGGGTAATATATGACCGGGCCCACACCCGCGAAATCGCCGCCTTTGGTGGCCTGGGCGCCAAACTGCCGGTCTACACCGGATTGATGGTGCTGTTTTCAATGGCTTCGCTGGGATTGCCGGGGATGTCGGGATTCATTTCAGAATTCATGATTTTTGTCGGGTCCTTTTTCCAGTTTAAAGTCATCACCGGCCTGGCCGTGCTGGGAGTGGTTTTGACGGCGGCGTACATGCTTCGTATGGTTCAGCGAATTTTCCTGGGTGAATTCAACAAGGAAAAATGGGACCACCTGACAGAAATCAATGTCAGGGAAATTTTGATGGTGGCCCCACTGGCGGTCTTGACTGTAGCTATCGGAATTTTCCCGGGCCCGCTTTCCAACCTGATGAAGGCTACCCTGGAAAACCTGGTTAACCTGATGGCGCGATAG
- a CDS encoding NADH-quinone oxidoreductase subunit L: MLEKAFLIPFYPLLAFWVVVFFTRWKEKLSSYISISMILLAFIHSVVVLFEMIARHGTPLEAMVTFIDLPHFHLDLGMWIDPLTVVMLMVVTIVSGCVHIYSVGYMHGDPRFSRFFAYLSLFSFSMLGLVIANNFFMIFIFWELVGLTSYLLIGFYFEKKVAADAGKKAFITTRIGDLGFIVGLLILGFYAGTFNYQKVFEIVTSGHLSSGLLAAAGVFIFCGAVGKSAQFPLHVWLPDAMEGPTPVSALIHAATMVAAGVYLVARAMTLFAASETASMVVAVIGLITSFLAASIALTQNDIKRVLAYSTVSQLGYMIMALGLYGVDFSRAMHHYGAMFTEHFHSPGWYAGTFHLMTHAFFKALLFLGAGSVIHAVHTNDIQEMGGLHKKMKTTTLTFFIASLSIAGIFPLSGFWSKDEIVATTVGHPIFMVLTLVIAFMTAFYMFRLCFMTFTGSPRNQDRFDHAHESPKSMTVPLMILAFLAIFAGWTGMPWLKHGFAAFAFHHEAYHVHANYGLMLLSTVVAVSGIGLAYFIYYKNAFSAEVIAGRFKLLYRLSYNKFYFDEIYQAAVIDRVMDLCRIMWWFDANVIDGLVNFTGWLTVKWADLKQLFDQYIVDGAVNGLGYLCMGLSWIFRWIQSGSLQFYTLVIIAAIIGLVIYRVTPSGFYYYLAGIILIALARLVFKSSRSDRINTEPKIEA, from the coding sequence ATGCTGGAAAAAGCCTTTTTAATACCGTTTTATCCGCTACTGGCATTTTGGGTGGTAGTATTCTTCACCCGCTGGAAGGAGAAACTGTCGTCATATATTTCCATTTCGATGATTCTGCTGGCTTTTATCCATTCGGTGGTAGTCCTGTTCGAAATGATCGCCCGGCATGGTACTCCGCTGGAGGCCATGGTCACTTTCATTGATTTGCCCCATTTTCATCTTGATCTGGGGATGTGGATCGATCCGCTGACCGTGGTGATGCTGATGGTGGTCACAATCGTTTCGGGTTGCGTGCATATCTATTCAGTCGGTTATATGCACGGTGATCCGCGTTTCAGCCGGTTTTTTGCCTACCTGTCACTCTTCAGCTTTTCCATGCTCGGACTGGTGATTGCCAATAACTTTTTTATGATATTTATTTTCTGGGAACTGGTCGGTCTGACAAGTTACCTTCTGATCGGGTTTTATTTTGAAAAGAAAGTCGCCGCCGATGCCGGAAAGAAAGCTTTTATCACAACCCGAATCGGTGACTTGGGATTTATTGTCGGCCTGCTGATTCTCGGGTTTTATGCTGGAACCTTTAATTATCAGAAGGTTTTTGAAATCGTTACCAGCGGGCACCTGTCATCGGGGCTTCTGGCCGCGGCCGGGGTGTTTATCTTTTGCGGGGCGGTCGGTAAATCGGCCCAGTTCCCGTTGCATGTCTGGTTGCCGGATGCCATGGAAGGCCCGACACCAGTTTCGGCTTTGATTCATGCCGCCACCATGGTGGCGGCCGGGGTGTACCTGGTGGCCCGGGCCATGACACTTTTTGCGGCCTCGGAAACCGCCTCGATGGTGGTCGCCGTCATAGGACTGATAACATCTTTTTTGGCTGCTTCGATTGCCCTCACTCAAAACGATATCAAACGGGTTCTGGCCTATTCAACCGTCAGCCAGCTGGGTTATATGATTATGGCTCTGGGCCTGTACGGAGTTGATTTCTCCCGGGCAATGCATCATTACGGGGCGATGTTCACGGAACATTTCCACTCACCGGGCTGGTACGCCGGAACATTTCATTTAATGACTCACGCTTTTTTCAAGGCCCTGCTCTTTCTCGGAGCCGGTTCGGTGATTCACGCCGTGCATACCAACGATATCCAGGAAATGGGCGGTCTGCACAAAAAAATGAAAACAACCACTCTGACGTTTTTTATCGCCTCGCTATCGATTGCCGGGATTTTCCCCCTGTCGGGTTTCTGGTCAAAAGATGAGATAGTGGCGACCACCGTGGGGCACCCGATCTTTATGGTTTTAACCCTGGTGATTGCTTTTATGACCGCTTTTTATATGTTCCGGCTCTGTTTTATGACATTCACCGGATCACCGCGCAACCAGGACCGGTTCGATCATGCTCATGAATCGCCAAAATCAATGACGGTGCCGTTGATGATTCTGGCCTTCCTGGCGATTTTTGCGGGATGGACCGGGATGCCCTGGCTGAAACATGGCTTTGCCGCGTTTGCCTTTCATCATGAAGCGTATCATGTGCATGCCAATTACGGGCTCATGCTTCTGTCAACCGTGGTGGCGGTCAGCGGAATCGGACTGGCGTATTTTATATACTATAAAAATGCCTTTTCAGCTGAGGTGATCGCCGGCCGGTTCAAGTTGCTGTATCGTCTGTCGTATAATAAATTTTATTTCGATGAAATATACCAAGCCGCGGTTATCGATCGCGTGATGGATCTCTGCCGTATTATGTGGTGGTTCGATGCCAATGTTATTGACGGACTGGTCAATTTCACCGGCTGGCTGACCGTCAAATGGGCCGATCTCAAGCAATTATTCGATCAATACATTGTCGATGGCGCCGTCAACGGTCTTGGTTATCTCTGCATGGGGCTTTCCTGGATATTTCGATGGATTCAGAGCGGGTCATTGCAGTTTTACACGCTGGTGATTATCGCCGCAATTATTGGTCTGGTTATTTATAGAGTTACACCGAGCGGGTTTTACTATTACCTGGCCGGGATTATATTGATTGCCCTGGCACGTCTGGTTTTTAAATCATCCCGTTCCGATCGAATCAATACGGAACCGAAGATAGAAGCTTAG
- the nuoK gene encoding NADH-quinone oxidoreductase subunit NuoK has product MMLNYLALAAVLFAIGIFGVLTRRNAIGILMSLELMFNAVNINLVAFNKFIGPANLTGQIFAIFVVVIAAAEAVVGLAIVLLLYRNWKGINVDRINIMKW; this is encoded by the coding sequence ATGATGTTGAATTACCTGGCCCTGGCAGCAGTCCTGTTTGCCATTGGCATTTTCGGGGTTCTCACCCGGAGGAACGCAATCGGAATTCTGATGTCCCTGGAGTTGATGTTTAACGCCGTGAATATTAACCTGGTGGCGTTTAATAAATTTATCGGTCCCGCTAACCTGACCGGTCAAATTTTTGCCATTTTCGTGGTTGTCATTGCCGCCGCCGAGGCCGTGGTCGGCCTGGCAATCGTTCTATTGCTGTATCGAAACTGGAAAGGCATTAATGTCGACCGGATTAATATTATGAAGTGGTAA
- a CDS encoding NADH-quinone oxidoreductase subunit N, giving the protein MMPDYNLRLLVPEIFLFLWALFIIAYDVGTRRRNTRLIGYLAMGGTAFTALLLYLFHGGITFNNMFQSDQLAVFFKIIFLGSAFMAIGSSFDIISEKIKNHRGEYFGLVLFSTVGMMFLASASELISLYVGLELTTIPLFVLAAFYKDDRISVEAGLKYMIIGAFSSAILLYGLSLLYGLTGTTDIIMLKINMSLVFLSAGKIGGGFILAVIMVVAGIGFKLALVPFHMWAPDVYQGAPTPITALLSVGSKAAGLVAFMRIFVNGLYGFADKVMAPLDWGIVVAVLAAAAMILGNITALRQKNIKRMLAYSSIAQIGYIMVGMVATSDLGVGSVGFYMFIYLFANMGAFAVATVFNDKTGSDSISSYGGLSKVSPALSAFMAIFMLSLAGIPPLGGFVAKYLVFAAGIQAGYTWLVILALLTSVVALYYYANVLKMMYFSSETPSIKIKPPLPASIVLIIGVAGILIFGLFPEPIMNFALEAAKVFAF; this is encoded by the coding sequence ATGATGCCTGATTATAATCTGAGATTGTTGGTACCGGAAATATTTCTGTTCCTCTGGGCGCTGTTTATTATTGCCTATGATGTCGGCACCCGGCGGCGGAATACCAGGTTGATCGGGTACCTGGCGATGGGAGGAACAGCCTTCACGGCTCTCTTGCTGTACCTCTTTCACGGCGGCATAACATTCAATAATATGTTCCAGTCGGATCAGCTGGCGGTCTTTTTCAAGATTATTTTTCTCGGTTCGGCCTTTATGGCTATCGGGTCATCATTTGATATCATCTCCGAAAAAATAAAGAATCATCGCGGCGAATATTTCGGTCTGGTGCTGTTCTCAACCGTCGGTATGATGTTTCTGGCATCAGCCAGTGAATTGATCTCACTTTATGTCGGATTGGAATTGACCACCATTCCGCTCTTTGTCCTGGCGGCCTTTTATAAGGATGATCGGATATCGGTGGAAGCCGGACTTAAATATATGATTATCGGTGCCTTTTCATCGGCCATATTGCTTTATGGTCTGTCACTTCTATATGGTTTGACCGGTACGACCGATATTATCATGCTTAAAATTAATATGTCGCTGGTGTTCCTGTCGGCCGGTAAGATCGGCGGCGGATTTATTCTGGCGGTAATCATGGTGGTGGCCGGTATCGGCTTTAAACTGGCCCTGGTTCCATTCCACATGTGGGCGCCCGATGTTTATCAGGGGGCGCCAACCCCGATTACGGCCCTGCTTTCGGTGGGCTCCAAAGCGGCGGGACTGGTGGCATTTATGCGTATATTTGTCAATGGCCTGTATGGTTTCGCCGACAAGGTGATGGCTCCGCTTGATTGGGGTATTGTTGTCGCGGTTCTGGCCGCGGCGGCCATGATCCTGGGAAATATTACCGCTCTCAGACAGAAAAATATCAAACGCATGCTGGCCTATTCATCCATTGCCCAGATAGGGTATATAATGGTCGGGATGGTGGCGACCTCCGACTTAGGAGTGGGCTCGGTTGGTTTTTATATGTTTATCTATTTGTTCGCCAATATGGGCGCCTTTGCCGTAGCCACTGTTTTCAATGACAAAACCGGTTCCGACAGTATCAGCAGTTATGGCGGCTTATCCAAAGTCTCTCCGGCCCTGTCGGCCTTTATGGCGATTTTCATGCTCTCTCTGGCAGGTATTCCACCTCTGGGCGGGTTTGTAGCCAAGTATCTGGTTTTTGCGGCCGGTATTCAGGCTGGATATACCTGGCTGGTAATTCTGGCTCTGCTGACATCGGTCGTTGCCCTGTACTATTACGCCAATGTCCTCAAAATGATGTATTTCTCTTCGGAGACTCCTTCGATCAAAATAAAACCGCCGCTTCCAGCCAGTATCGTCCTGATTATCGGTGTGGCCGGAATCCTGATCTTCGGACTTTTCCCGGAACCGATCATGAATTTCGCCTTGGAAGCAGCGAAGGTTTTTGCTTTTTAA